One Deltaproteobacteria bacterium genomic window carries:
- the ruvB gene encoding Holliday junction branch migration DNA helicase RuvB translates to MDDRDISPARLPDDGFETSLRPRVMQDFVGQDKEKENLSVFIGAAKARKEQLDHVLFYGPPGLGKTTLAHIIANELGSNIRTTSGPAIEKAGDLAAILTNLEANDVLFIDEIHRLQSVVEEILYPAMEDFQIDIMIGQGPSARSIKLDLPKFTLIGATTRAGLLTSPLRDRFGVIVRLDFYTPEELKIIINRSSAILGVAITEDGSLEIAKRSRGTPRIANRLLKRVRDFAEMKHNGKVTGDVARYALDKLDIDMRGFDKMDRRILTAIIDNFGGGPVGVDSLSACLNEERDAIEDLYEPYLIQEGFIMRTSRGRMATRLAYEHVGRPYTEKEDRQGRLI, encoded by the coding sequence ATGGACGACAGAGACATTTCTCCGGCAAGACTTCCGGACGACGGATTCGAAACGAGCCTTCGTCCGCGCGTGATGCAGGACTTCGTAGGACAGGACAAGGAAAAGGAAAATCTTTCCGTGTTCATCGGCGCTGCAAAGGCCAGAAAGGAGCAGCTCGACCACGTGCTCTTCTACGGCCCGCCGGGCCTTGGAAAGACAACGCTTGCCCACATCATCGCAAACGAACTTGGCTCCAATATCCGTACCACGTCAGGGCCTGCCATAGAAAAGGCCGGGGACCTGGCTGCAATACTCACTAACCTCGAGGCAAACGACGTGCTCTTTATAGACGAGATACACCGGCTCCAAAGCGTTGTCGAGGAAATCCTTTACCCCGCGATGGAAGACTTTCAGATAGATATAATGATAGGGCAGGGGCCGTCTGCAAGGTCCATAAAGCTCGATCTGCCGAAGTTTACGCTTATCGGCGCGACAACAAGGGCAGGGCTCCTGACATCTCCGCTTAGAGACAGGTTCGGCGTAATCGTGAGGCTCGACTTTTATACGCCTGAGGAATTAAAGATTATCATAAACCGTTCGAGCGCCATACTAGGCGTTGCCATTACCGAGGACGGTTCTCTGGAGATTGCGAAGCGAAGCCGAGGCACCCCGCGTATTGCCAACAGGCTTCTTAAGCGCGTTCGCGATTTTGCAGAGATGAAGCATAACGGCAAGGTCACGGGAGACGTTGCGCGCTATGCCCTCGATAAGCTCGATATCGACATGCGCGGCTTTGATAAAATGGACAGGCGAATCCTTACCGCCATTATAGACAACTTTGGCGGCGGCCCGGTCGGGGTGGATTCGCTCTCAGCATGCCTTAACGAAGAGAGGGACGCGATAGAGGACCTCTACGAGCCTTACCTCATACAGGAAGGGTTCATAATGAGGACATCGAGAGGGCGCATGGCAACGCGTCTTGCGTATGAGCACGTCGGAAGGCCATACACAGAAAAAGAAGACCGCCAGGGAAGGCTAATATAG
- a CDS encoding cytochrome c biogenesis protein CcdA, with protein sequence MTTESFLQLAYMGKLAMAFGGGLISFVSPCVLPLVPSYISFVTGVSFEELTNQDDSKGLKRVILLNSLMFVIGFSVVFVLVLGLSAQYVSHAIVEYKDIIRRIGGAVIFLLGIHVIGIINIKSLNMDKRFHFFKNKPQGLVGSFFVGVGFAAGWTPCIGPILSAIFAAAATATSRVESLSLFAAYSLGLAVPFMLTSLGINTFLKHFNKIKKHMRLVSIITGILLMVTGSLIFLNSFATITSFFYSIMPALG encoded by the coding sequence ATGACGACAGAATCGTTTTTACAGCTTGCGTATATGGGAAAGCTCGCTATGGCCTTTGGCGGCGGGCTCATCTCCTTTGTTTCGCCGTGCGTGCTTCCGCTGGTCCCGTCCTACATATCGTTTGTTACGGGGGTATCGTTTGAGGAACTCACCAACCAGGACGACTCAAAGGGGCTAAAGAGGGTAATACTTCTTAACTCGCTGATGTTCGTCATAGGGTTTTCCGTTGTCTTCGTTCTCGTGCTCGGGCTCTCGGCCCAGTACGTGAGCCACGCCATCGTCGAGTACAAGGACATCATACGGCGCATAGGCGGGGCCGTGATATTCCTTCTTGGCATACACGTTATCGGCATAATCAACATAAAGTCCCTTAACATGGATAAGCGTTTTCATTTCTTCAAAAATAAGCCGCAGGGGCTTGTGGGCTCGTTCTTTGTGGGCGTGGGGTTTGCGGCAGGATGGACGCCGTGCATCGGCCCAATCCTCTCCGCCATCTTCGCTGCGGCGGCTACGGCAACGAGCAGGGTGGAGAGCCTCTCGCTCTTTGCCGCTTATTCGCTTGGTCTTGCAGTGCCGTTCATGCTCACTTCGCTTGGCATAAACACGTTTTTGAAGCACTTTAACAAGATAAAGAAACACATGCGCCTCGTCTCCATAATAACCGGCATTCTCCTTATGGTAACAGGAAGCTTGATATTTTTGAATTCTTTTGCTACAATAACCTCATTCTTCTATTCTATCATGCCCGCTCTGGGCTAA
- a CDS encoding sigma-54 dependent transcriptional regulator: MVKSILIIDDEKNILESLDGILTDEGFDVSTAASAEEGLEKVEAALPDLILLDIWLPGKDGIAALKEISAAHPDIPIIMISGHGTIETAVKATKLGAYDFLEKPLSLEKVVLTVEHALEQRRLREENRALAGKVQGKYELIGSTEPIERLRKDIRRVAPTNSWVLITGENGTGKELVARNIYLFSNRATKPFVAVNCAAIPEELIESELFGHEKGAFTGATAAKKGKFDMADTGTLFLDEIGDMSLKTQAKILRILEEQSFERVGGTKKIKVDVRVVAATNKDLKQEIQKGTFREDLYHRLNVIPFHVPTLRDRAADVRLFVEHFIKVFSEEIKTARPVVSKEAVAVLEGYAWPGNVRELRNLMERLVIMSPSNSIGVEDLPDYVCGGQGEGGSAFLSGDSLKEARNGFERAFIIKKLKECDGNIAKTAETIGIERSHLYRKIKFYGIDA, translated from the coding sequence ATAGTGAAAAGCATTCTCATCATAGACGATGAAAAGAACATACTCGAATCCTTAGACGGCATACTCACCGACGAGGGCTTTGACGTATCCACGGCAGCAAGCGCCGAGGAAGGGCTCGAAAAGGTGGAGGCGGCCCTTCCGGACCTGATACTTCTAGATATATGGCTTCCGGGAAAGGACGGCATAGCGGCGCTTAAGGAAATAAGTGCGGCGCATCCGGACATCCCGATAATCATGATATCCGGGCACGGCACCATCGAGACGGCCGTAAAGGCAACGAAGCTTGGGGCGTATGATTTTCTCGAAAAGCCTTTGTCCCTTGAAAAGGTCGTTCTTACCGTCGAGCACGCGCTCGAGCAGAGGAGGCTAAGGGAGGAAAACCGCGCGCTTGCCGGAAAGGTGCAGGGTAAATACGAGCTCATAGGCTCAACCGAGCCAATCGAGCGCTTGAGAAAGGACATACGGCGTGTCGCGCCGACAAACTCATGGGTGCTTATTACCGGCGAGAACGGCACGGGTAAGGAGCTTGTTGCGAGAAATATTTATCTCTTTTCCAACCGCGCAACCAAGCCCTTTGTCGCTGTCAACTGTGCGGCAATCCCAGAGGAACTTATCGAGAGCGAGCTCTTTGGACATGAGAAGGGCGCGTTTACCGGCGCAACTGCCGCGAAAAAGGGAAAGTTCGATATGGCCGATACCGGAACGCTGTTCCTTGACGAGATAGGGGATATGAGCCTCAAGACGCAGGCAAAGATACTTCGCATACTCGAAGAGCAGAGCTTCGAGCGCGTGGGGGGCACGAAGAAAATCAAGGTCGATGTGCGCGTGGTCGCTGCCACCAATAAAGACCTTAAACAAGAGATACAGAAAGGGACCTTCAGAGAAGACCTTTACCACCGTTTGAACGTCATTCCGTTCCACGTGCCGACGCTTAGGGACAGGGCCGCGGATGTGAGGCTCTTTGTCGAGCATTTTATCAAGGTGTTCTCCGAGGAGATAAAGACCGCCCGCCCTGTTGTCAGTAAAGAGGCTGTTGCCGTGCTCGAAGGTTATGCATGGCCCGGGAACGTTCGCGAGTTGAGAAATCTGATGGAGCGGCTCGTTATCATGTCGCCTTCTAACTCCATAGGTGTCGAAGACCTGCCTGATTATGTTTGCGGCGGACAGGGCGAAGGAGGCAGCGCATTCTTATCAGGGGATTCCTTGAAAGAAGCGAGGAACGGTTTTGAGCGGGCCTTTATAATCAAGAAACTCAAGGAATGCGACGGCAACATCGCAAAGACCGCGGAGACCATAGGCATAGAGAGAAGCCACCTCTACAGGAAAATCAAGTTCTACGGCATAGATGCGTAG
- a CDS encoding YebC/PmpR family DNA-binding transcriptional regulator translates to MAGHSRWANIKHKKQKSDAKRGKVFTKLVKEIMVAAKLGGSDIGSNPRLRGAVERAKSENLPADNIDRAIKKGAGELSGVTYEEGIYEGYAAAGVAVLVAYMTDNKNRTAGDVRSIFTKNDGRFGESGSVGWIFDKKGVFTFDMASVKEEALMEAAIEAGADDVVRNDDDAVFEVYSDPTLFHAVKTAFDEKKLKYSVAEISMIPKNTVKVTGGDVGKVLKLLDALEDNDDVQNVYANFDISKEDMEKVA, encoded by the coding sequence ATGGCCGGACATTCGAGATGGGCTAACATAAAACACAAGAAACAAAAGAGCGATGCGAAGCGGGGAAAGGTTTTCACCAAGCTCGTAAAGGAGATCATGGTGGCTGCGAAGCTTGGCGGCAGCGACATAGGCTCGAACCCGAGGCTTCGCGGAGCGGTAGAAAGGGCAAAGAGCGAGAACCTGCCGGCCGATAATATAGACCGCGCAATCAAGAAAGGTGCTGGCGAGCTCTCCGGCGTTACATACGAAGAGGGCATATACGAGGGGTACGCCGCAGCAGGGGTGGCGGTGCTCGTGGCCTATATGACCGACAACAAGAACAGAACAGCCGGGGACGTGCGTTCCATATTCACCAAAAACGACGGACGCTTCGGTGAGAGCGGCTCGGTAGGGTGGATATTCGACAAGAAGGGGGTCTTCACCTTCGATATGGCGAGTGTTAAGGAAGAGGCGCTCATGGAGGCTGCCATAGAGGCAGGCGCCGACGATGTTGTAAGAAATGACGACGACGCTGTCTTCGAGGTCTATTCAGACCCGACTCTTTTTCATGCCGTAAAGACCGCCTTTGACGAAAAGAAGCTCAAGTACTCGGTTGCGGAAATAAGCATGATACCGAAGAACACCGTCAAGGTCACGGGTGGCGACGTAGGCAAGGTGCTAAAGCTCCTCGATGCCCTCGAAGACAACGACGACGTGCAAAACGTGTACGCGAACTTCGACATTTCCAAAGAAGACATGGAGAAGGTGGCGTAG
- a CDS encoding ATP-binding protein, translating into MTEVIKDNDGNEDKRRHREYYLIFALIPVIAALAYFESNIVSFGGNVPVATNILVLGLININILFLILLIFLILRNAFKLYMENKLRFAGSRLKTKVVGSFVGLTIVPTLLLFFVVIGLVNKSIDAWFDIKVEDSLQESLDLARAFHKDTSDKVLNASWRMASDIEKDMAAKNGVMDRAFVKSLIDRKLVDQYFSTIEVYSSKSKRVAYAVSGNVSPAMVPDIEAAEIEKAVTKGAHTFVQTLHAGEVIRGVSPINFEKGAAGAVAVTYFMPQNLVEKMGAIATAFEGYKQLQVMKNPVKVTYFTVLLALTLLIVFFAIWIGQSLAKSITGPILELAEGTNAIAGGNLDYRIKIESRDEIGQLVKSFNRMTEDLKAGKAGLESANMTLRDINLELDSRRRYIEVVLDDIPSGVVSIDRGGTITSINRIAAEMLWVSEHGSIGKDYNDVFRREDAEVVGEMIKEMNELGVDSIERQMKVNVKDKGEMSVLVHLSALKSLGGEYLGMVAVLDDLTHMLKTQRMLAWKEVAKRIAHEIKNPLTPIQLSAQRLRKKYLGTFPGDVSVFDECTQTIIRQVEELKILVNEFSSFARMPAANPVPNDLNAIIDETVILYRGAHKGVAFDFVPDNGVPVMDIDKDQFKRMLINLFDNSVDAMGGSGSIRVTTVYDVAISSVRLEVADTGPGIPDEDKPRLFEPYFSTKKTGTGLGLAIVSNIISDHNGYIRVRDNSPKGTVFSIELPVKARA; encoded by the coding sequence ATGACAGAGGTCATTAAAGACAACGACGGTAACGAGGATAAAAGGCGGCACCGCGAGTATTATCTCATATTCGCGCTGATACCCGTTATAGCCGCGCTTGCGTACTTCGAGTCCAATATCGTGTCATTTGGCGGCAATGTCCCGGTTGCCACCAATATCCTGGTACTTGGCCTCATTAACATCAATATACTTTTCCTCATCCTGCTTATATTTCTTATCCTCAGAAACGCTTTTAAGCTCTACATGGAAAATAAGCTCAGGTTCGCAGGCTCTCGCCTAAAGACCAAGGTCGTGGGCTCGTTCGTGGGGCTTACGATAGTGCCCACACTCCTTCTTTTTTTCGTGGTCATAGGGCTCGTCAATAAGAGCATAGATGCGTGGTTCGACATAAAGGTCGAGGACTCGCTTCAGGAATCCCTTGACCTTGCCAGGGCCTTTCACAAGGACACCTCCGATAAGGTGTTAAACGCCTCTTGGCGCATGGCCTCGGACATAGAAAAGGACATGGCGGCCAAGAACGGCGTCATGGACAGGGCCTTTGTAAAATCGCTTATCGACAGAAAGCTCGTTGACCAGTATTTTTCCACCATCGAGGTGTATTCCTCCAAGTCAAAGCGCGTTGCCTACGCCGTTTCCGGAAACGTCAGTCCGGCTATGGTGCCTGACATAGAAGCGGCTGAGATAGAAAAGGCTGTCACAAAGGGAGCGCATACCTTCGTGCAAACGCTTCACGCAGGAGAGGTGATACGCGGGGTCTCGCCGATAAACTTCGAAAAGGGCGCGGCAGGCGCAGTGGCGGTGACGTACTTCATGCCGCAAAACCTCGTTGAGAAGATGGGGGCCATAGCAACGGCCTTCGAGGGCTATAAGCAGCTCCAGGTCATGAAGAACCCGGTGAAGGTAACGTACTTTACCGTGCTTCTGGCCCTTACGCTCCTTATCGTGTTCTTCGCAATATGGATAGGACAGTCGCTCGCAAAGAGCATCACCGGCCCCATACTGGAGCTTGCCGAGGGCACAAACGCCATCGCAGGCGGCAACCTCGATTACAGAATAAAGATAGAGAGCAGGGACGAAATAGGGCAGCTTGTTAAGTCCTTTAACCGCATGACCGAGGACCTGAAGGCAGGTAAGGCAGGGCTCGAGAGCGCCAACATGACGCTAAGGGACATCAACCTCGAGCTTGATTCCAGGCGGCGTTATATAGAGGTCGTTCTGGACGACATACCTTCGGGGGTCGTGTCCATAGACAGGGGCGGCACGATAACCTCCATAAACAGGATAGCGGCAGAGATGCTGTGGGTATCTGAGCACGGCTCGATAGGAAAGGACTATAACGACGTTTTCAGACGCGAGGACGCCGAGGTCGTGGGCGAGATGATAAAGGAGATGAACGAGCTTGGCGTGGACAGTATCGAGCGGCAGATGAAGGTAAACGTCAAGGACAAGGGCGAGATGAGCGTGCTCGTGCACCTTAGCGCGCTTAAGAGCCTTGGCGGAGAGTACCTTGGCATGGTTGCGGTACTCGACGACTTAACGCACATGCTAAAGACCCAGAGGATGCTTGCGTGGAAAGAAGTGGCAAAACGCATTGCGCATGAAATCAAGAACCCGCTTACCCCCATTCAGCTCTCGGCCCAGAGGCTAAGGAAAAAGTATCTTGGCACGTTCCCGGGCGACGTCTCTGTCTTCGATGAGTGCACGCAGACAATAATCAGGCAGGTCGAGGAATTGAAGATACTGGTAAACGAGTTTTCGAGCTTCGCGAGGATGCCAGCGGCAAACCCCGTGCCAAACGACCTTAACGCCATAATAGACGAGACCGTTATCCTCTACAGGGGCGCGCACAAGGGCGTTGCCTTTGATTTTGTTCCGGATAACGGCGTTCCGGTCATGGACATAGATAAAGACCAGTTTAAGAGGATGCTTATAAATCTCTTTGATAATTCCGTGGACGCCATGGGAGGAAGCGGCTCGATACGCGTAACAACGGTCTATGACGTTGCCATAAGCAGCGTAAGGCTCGAAGTCGCCGATACCGGCCCCGGTATTCCGGACGAAGACAAGCCGAGGCTGTTTGAGCCGTATTTCTCGACAAAGAAGACCGGCACGGGGCTCGGGCTTGCTATAGTGAGTAACATAATCTCCGATCATAACGGTTATATACGCGTCAGGGATAATTCTCCCAAGGGAACCGTATTCTCCATAGAACTTCCGGTGAAAGCGAGGGCATAG
- the ruvC gene encoding crossover junction endodeoxyribonuclease RuvC, which produces MRVLGVDPGTLVTGYGVIEEAKGAFRAIAGGDIKMDSALELPERLLKIFDTLVSVIDEHKPDCLSLESAFFAKNARSALFIGHARGVVMLSAARFGIKVFEYPPSTVKQAVTGSGGATKEQVEKMVRLLTGVDKKMRPDVYDAYAAAICHINHSAVAALGPIRRGRGGRRR; this is translated from the coding sequence GTGAGGGTCCTTGGCGTTGACCCGGGCACACTTGTTACCGGGTACGGCGTTATAGAAGAGGCAAAGGGCGCTTTCAGGGCGATTGCAGGCGGCGATATAAAGATGGACTCTGCGCTGGAATTGCCGGAGAGGCTTCTAAAGATTTTCGATACTCTCGTAAGTGTTATAGACGAACATAAGCCGGATTGTCTCTCCCTTGAGTCCGCGTTCTTTGCAAAGAACGCCAGGAGCGCGCTCTTTATAGGGCACGCCAGAGGGGTTGTGATGCTAAGCGCTGCGCGTTTTGGCATAAAGGTCTTCGAGTACCCGCCCTCTACGGTAAAGCAGGCGGTGACTGGCTCAGGAGGGGCTACAAAGGAGCAGGTGGAGAAGATGGTCAGGCTTTTGACAGGCGTTGATAAGAAGATGCGCCCTGATGTGTACGACGCATACGCCGCGGCAATATGCCACATAAACCATTCGGCAGTGGCAGCGCTTGGCCCTATTAGGCGCGGCAGGGGAGGAAGGCGCAGATGA
- a CDS encoding epoxyqueuosine reductase QueH translates to MKRILVHICCGPCSIMPIKEMLEGTYEVTGFFYNPNIHPEAEFRKRIEATKLLSSKMGIEVIFDEEYNPRPYFERLYGTNKKAIPKDIRCENCYALRLERTAVTARAFGYDAFSSSLLYSRYQKHDEVVAIGRELEKAVDVPFFNEDFRKGWHEGIKLSKEYGLYRQKYCGCVFSLHER, encoded by the coding sequence ATGAAACGCATACTCGTTCATATCTGCTGCGGCCCGTGCTCTATAATGCCTATCAAGGAAATGCTCGAAGGAACATACGAGGTCACCGGGTTTTTCTATAACCCGAACATACACCCCGAGGCAGAGTTCAGGAAAAGAATAGAGGCCACGAAGCTCCTTTCATCGAAAATGGGCATCGAGGTAATATTCGACGAGGAGTATAATCCGAGGCCGTACTTCGAGCGTCTTTACGGGACGAATAAAAAAGCAATTCCAAAAGATATCAGGTGCGAGAACTGCTATGCATTAAGGCTCGAGAGAACTGCCGTTACTGCGCGCGCATTTGGTTACGACGCGTTCTCGTCATCTCTTTTGTATAGCCGTTACCAGAAGCATGACGAGGTCGTGGCAATCGGCAGAGAGCTTGAAAAGGCCGTTGATGTGCCGTTTTTCAATGAAGACTTTCGAAAGGGCTGGCACGAGGGCATAAAGCTCTCGAAGGAATACGGCCTCTACAGGCAAAAGTACTGCGGCTGCGTCTTTAGCCTTCACGAAAGATAA
- the ruvA gene encoding Holliday junction branch migration protein RuvA, which produces MIARLNGKIVEKDTLIAIVDVAGVGYEVNIPLSTYYRLPEPGGEVTLFISTFVREDSIDLYGFFTIDEKNLFRLLTSVSGVGPKLARNIISGLPSADLLGAIASGDVEKLKGISGVGKKTADRVIVELKDKAKDMAITSKNVPHAVIFTDELLNDVVSALKNLGYKAQGAEEAVRTVLKELPGGAPFEQILKEALKMLSR; this is translated from the coding sequence ATGATTGCAAGGCTTAACGGGAAAATTGTTGAAAAGGACACTTTAATAGCCATCGTGGATGTTGCGGGTGTTGGCTACGAGGTCAACATTCCGCTCTCTACCTATTACAGGCTGCCTGAGCCTGGCGGAGAAGTAACGCTTTTTATATCGACCTTTGTGAGAGAGGATTCAATTGACCTCTACGGGTTCTTTACAATCGACGAGAAAAATCTTTTCAGACTGCTTACATCCGTAAGCGGCGTTGGCCCGAAGCTTGCGCGTAATATTATCTCTGGGCTTCCTTCCGCGGACCTTCTTGGCGCGATTGCCTCCGGTGATGTCGAGAAGCTAAAGGGAATATCCGGGGTTGGCAAGAAGACGGCGGACAGGGTCATAGTTGAACTGAAGGATAAGGCAAAGGACATGGCCATTACCTCGAAGAATGTGCCGCATGCCGTGATTTTTACAGACGAACTTTTAAACGACGTTGTATCGGCGCTAAAGAATCTCGGCTACAAGGCCCAGGGCGCCGAAGAGGCCGTGAGGACGGTATTAAAGGAACTGCCCGGCGGCGCGCCGTTCGAGCAGATTCTCAAGGAAGCATTAAAGATGCTTTCGAGATAA
- a CDS encoding glutaredoxin family protein has product MASPVVEVYARTGCCLCKEAKKIIGRVKTEIPFSFKEVDIASSEDLLRRYTDHVPTVFINGKKAFKFKVDEGEFKKKVRREIIKAGLTKASLKTPVKP; this is encoded by the coding sequence ATGGCCAGTCCCGTAGTGGAAGTATACGCTAGAACCGGTTGTTGTCTCTGTAAGGAAGCAAAGAAGATTATCGGAAGGGTGAAAACCGAGATACCCTTCAGCTTCAAGGAAGTCGACATAGCCTCCAGTGAGGACCTTCTAAGGCGTTATACCGATCATGTGCCAACGGTCTTCATAAACGGCAAAAAGGCTTTCAAGTTTAAGGTGGACGAGGGTGAGTTTAAGAAGAAGGTCCGCCGCGAGATTATCAAGGCAGGACTTACCAAGGCTTCTTTAAAAACACCTGTAAAGCCTTAA
- a CDS encoding DUF4390 domain-containing protein gives MKKLFFYTALICALIFVPVENSFAASAKIVNAALDATSGLSFTMNVEGAMTKDMEKAIMSGMPTKFTFLVEVYKIKPLWPDAKVGSWKFHHIVKYDVLKEEFEVRLGESNTVIKTKDRGEMVALMTGCKNVSISPMPILEPGKRYKFRIKAMLDEITLPFYLDYLFFFIKLWEFETPWYAIEFVHGQK, from the coding sequence ATGAAAAAACTATTTTTTTATACTGCCCTCATATGTGCACTGATTTTTGTGCCTGTGGAGAATTCCTTTGCCGCAAGCGCAAAGATAGTGAACGCAGCGCTTGATGCGACAAGCGGATTGTCCTTTACAATGAATGTAGAGGGCGCCATGACAAAGGACATGGAAAAGGCCATCATGAGCGGCATGCCAACGAAGTTTACCTTCCTTGTCGAGGTATATAAGATAAAGCCCCTGTGGCCGGATGCAAAGGTTGGCTCATGGAAGTTCCATCACATCGTCAAGTACGACGTCCTTAAAGAGGAGTTCGAGGTAAGGCTTGGCGAGTCCAATACCGTTATCAAGACTAAGGATAGGGGCGAGATGGTTGCCCTTATGACCGGGTGTAAAAACGTCTCCATATCGCCGATGCCGATACTCGAGCCCGGCAAGCGCTATAAGTTTCGCATCAAGGCCATGCTCGATGAAATCACGCTTCCGTTCTACTTGGACTATCTGTTTTTCTTTATAAAGCTATGGGAGTTCGAAACGCCCTGGTACGCCATAGAGTTCGTTCACGGTCAAAAGTAA
- a CDS encoding sigma-54 dependent transcriptional regulator — MKRESILIVDDDKGMQTVLTAVLGSAYETSTAGSGEEALGLLNKRGFDLVLLDMNLPDMGGIDVLRKIKAEVYDDTCVIVISALDTARSVLDALRHGAADYVTKPFETDALMGRVAHYLEGRRLKREITFIKEELQERIGYQGIVTRSAKMQSALDTAKKVSATSSSVLITGESGTGKELVARCIHELSERRSKPFVAINCGAMPAELMESEIFGYEKGAFTGATKARVGKFEYADGGTVFLDEIANMPLSLQAKLLRVIQERTFERVGANRTIEVDIRFIVATNADLMLEVKKGAFRDDLFYRLNVVPIKLPPLRERHEDIELLSNIAVETYAKKFRKNIPGISPEALTVLKEYEWPGNVRELQNIMERLVVLGQDGANISAADIPSDFKKKTSAACAGTTSGDTDLKEACRRFEKEHITSVLESVGWSRTKAAAALGVHRNTLLNKMQELGIGRESSGGLQTTGNYGKKTKGQA, encoded by the coding sequence GTGAAAAGGGAATCCATACTCATAGTCGACGATGACAAGGGCATGCAGACGGTTCTGACCGCTGTGCTCGGCTCTGCGTATGAAACTTCCACTGCAGGAAGCGGCGAGGAGGCCCTCGGATTGTTAAATAAGCGTGGCTTCGACCTCGTGCTACTCGATATGAACCTCCCGGACATGGGCGGCATAGATGTGCTGCGAAAAATAAAGGCAGAGGTCTACGACGACACCTGCGTTATCGTCATATCCGCGCTCGATACGGCAAGGAGCGTGCTCGATGCGTTAAGGCACGGCGCTGCTGATTATGTCACAAAGCCATTCGAGACCGACGCGCTTATGGGCCGCGTGGCGCATTACCTCGAGGGAAGGCGGCTTAAGCGGGAAATAACATTTATAAAAGAAGAGCTGCAGGAGAGAATTGGATATCAGGGGATAGTTACGAGGTCAGCCAAAATGCAGTCTGCTCTCGATACAGCAAAGAAAGTCAGCGCAACGTCATCGAGCGTGCTCATAACCGGCGAGAGCGGCACGGGCAAGGAACTCGTCGCAAGATGCATACACGAACTAAGCGAGAGGCGCAGCAAACCGTTTGTCGCCATAAACTGCGGGGCCATGCCGGCAGAGCTTATGGAGAGCGAGATATTCGGGTACGAAAAAGGGGCCTTTACAGGGGCTACCAAGGCAAGGGTCGGGAAGTTCGAATATGCGGACGGAGGCACCGTATTTTTAGATGAAATAGCCAACATGCCGCTTTCTCTACAGGCAAAACTCCTTCGGGTCATACAGGAGAGGACATTTGAGCGCGTTGGGGCCAACCGGACTATCGAGGTGGACATACGTTTTATCGTCGCAACAAATGCGGACCTGATGCTGGAGGTTAAAAAGGGCGCGTTTCGAGACGACCTATTCTATAGGTTGAATGTCGTGCCAATAAAGCTGCCGCCGCTTCGCGAAAGGCATGAAGATATAGAGCTTCTTTCGAATATTGCGGTTGAGACCTATGCCAAGAAGTTTAGAAAAAATATCCCAGGCATATCGCCCGAGGCGCTTACCGTGTTAAAAGAATACGAGTGGCCGGGCAATGTTCGCGAACTGCAAAACATAATGGAGCGGCTCGTTGTGCTCGGCCAGGACGGCGCCAATATATCGGCTGCGGATATTCCTTCGGACTTTAAAAAGAAGACCTCTGCAGCGTGCGCCGGCACTACTTCAGGCGATACGGACCTCAAAGAGGCTTGCAGGCGTTTTGAAAAGGAGCATATCACATCCGTGCTTGAAAGTGTCGGGTGGAGCAGGACAAAGGCTGCTGCAGCTCTCGGAGTGCACAGGAATACGCTTCTAAATAAGATGCAGGAGCTCGGTATAGGCAGGGAGTCCTCCGGCGGTTTACAAACAACCGGGAACTATGGTAAAAAGACTAAAGGACAGGCATAA